Proteins encoded by one window of Panicum virgatum strain AP13 chromosome 7N, P.virgatum_v5, whole genome shotgun sequence:
- the LOC120681817 gene encoding HBS1-like protein isoform X3, with the protein MYDLHKTYMPSKKRHINIVPFKFDMPSPDDMVTTGLKSSVNLRKEVQIKDSVDATGKKMMDSGILQTEKDTSMDPSTSAEADKLGGTSSSVPSSNQHVTPILDSELQHLSLESKPKSSKPKNKKPASISEYKPEPWVLPSEDKEMHRQINLAVVGHVDSGKSTLCGRLLHALGLISKKQMHKYEKEAKEKGKGSFAYAWAMDDSTDERERGITMTVAVKYFDTEKYHVVLLYSPGHKDFVPNMISGATQADAAVLVVDASIGSFEAGMGVNGIGQTKEHSQLIRSFGVENLIVAVNKMDMVEYSKDRFNFVKSQLGIFLRSCGFKDSSITWVPLSAMANENLMTAASDSRLLSWYNGNCLLKSIDLLPPPHRDISRPLRLPICDVIASITLGQVAVCGKVEAGGIRTGSKVLVMPSGDLATVKTIERDSSSCNLARAGDNIAVGLQGMDPSHLVSGGVICHPDFPVHVASRLELKILVLEITTPILVGLQFELHIHHAKVSASLVKILLLLDQKTGKASKKMPRLLTARQAAIVEVKLDKEVCVEEFRALKALGRVFLRSRGNTVAVGIVTRILDEA; encoded by the exons AGGTTCAAATTAAAGATTCAGTTGATGCCACTGGAAAGAAGATGATGGATAGTGGTATTCTTCAAACTGAAAAGGATACAAGTATGGATCCAAGTACATCAGCTGAGGCGGATAAACTTGGCGGAACTAGTAGCAGTGTTCCTTCCAGTAATCAACATGTAACTCCTATTTTGGACTCTGAGCTACAGCATTTGAGTTTGGAGAGCAAGCCGAAGAGCAGTAAACCCAAGAATAAGAAACCAGCTTCTATTTCAGAGTACAAGCCAGAACCATGGGTGCTCCCGagtgaagataaagaaatgcaCAGACAGATAAATCTTGCCGTT GTTGGTCATGTTGATTCTGGGAAATCAACTTTATGTGGTCGATTACTACATGCTCTGGGATTGATTTCAAAAAAGCAAATGCATAAATATGAGAAAGAAGCTAAAGAAAAG GGGAAAGGATCATTTGCATATGCTTGGGCCATGGATGACAGCACTGATGAGAGGGAGCGTGGAATTACAATGACTGTGGCTGTGAAGTACTTTGACACTGAAAAATACCATGTAGTTTTGCTCTACTCCCCTGGTCATAAAGATTTTGTTCCTAATATGATATCTGGTGCTACACAAGCTGATGCAGCTGTCCTAGTTGTTGATGCATCCATAGGCTCATTTGAAGCAGGCATGGGTGTTAATGGGATTGGTCAGACAAAGGAGCACTCACAACTTATTAGGAGCTTTGGTGTTGAGAACTTGATAGTTGCTGTTAATAAGATGGATATGGTAGAATATTCGAAGGACCGGTTTAATTTTGTGAAATCGCAACTTGGTATCTTCCTTCGATCTTGTGGGTTCAAAGACTCTTCAATCACCTGGGTTCCTCTGAGTGCAATGGCAAACGAAAACTTAATGACTGCTGCTTCAGATTCTCGTCTTTTGTCATG GTACAATGGAAATTGTCTGCTGAAATCCATTGACTTATTGCCTCCTCCTCATCGTGATATTTCGAGGCCACTACGCCTTCCAATTTGTGATGTTATTGCATCTATCACACTGGGGCAGGTGGCAGTTTGTGGTAAAGTCGAGGCTGGTGGAATCCGGACTGGCTCTAAG GTTCTTGTCATGCCATCCGGAGACTTGGCTACAGTTAAAACCATCGAGCGGGATTCCTCTAGTTGCAACTTGGCAAGAGCCGGGGACAACATTGCTGTTGGTCTGCAAGGGATGGACCCTAGTCACCTTGTGTCAGGTGGAGTTATATGCCATCCAGATTTCCCCGTGCACGTTGCTTCTCGCTTGGAGCTGAAAATTTTGGTTCTAGAAATCACTACGCCAATACTGGTTGGACTCCAG TTTGAACTGCACATACATCATGCGAAGGTGTCTGCAAGCTTGGTTAAAATACTGTTGTTGTTGGACCAGAAGACCGGCAAGGCCTCAAAGAAAATGCCACGCCTGCTCACCGCGAGGCAGGCTGCTATAGTTGAA GTAAAGCTGGACAAGGAAGTCTGCGTGGAAGAGTTCAGAGCTCTGAAGGCCCTTGGTCGAGTGTTCCTGCGGTCTCGTGGCAACACCGTTGCAGTGGGCATTGTGACCCGAATTCTGGACGAGGCTTAG